The following DNA comes from Papaver somniferum cultivar HN1 chromosome 4, ASM357369v1, whole genome shotgun sequence.
AACAAAATTTTCTACTAATGTGATGGATTTCTCAAGAATTTAAATTTCAAATTTAGACAATTTTTTGGGATTCGAGAAAATTTTGAATTATATTTCACAGTAATGAATATGAATTGCTTGAACAATCATTTAAACGAGTTATGGATATATCAACATTTATCAAGCGAAAAAGACAAACCTCTATATACTTTTAAAAAATTTGAATTACCTTTTGGGCCCGAAGTCTGCCCTACCCGACTTGCGCTGGCCTGTATTGTTTCACAGGTATGGACGGGTCATAGGCATTAAATTTTTGCTCTAACCCAGCCCGACCTgttaaacttaatgggtagtaatGACTACAAACACGTTCGGTCCGGCTTGTGCTGTAATCGGGCATGGGCTGACCTGCCCGGCCCGATATACACCCCTAGGTAGAGACATGAATGGTGGACCCCACAACTGGAGAGAAACAGGGGGTCCCATTTATGGGCATTGTTTGTGTCTACCTGGTTTTTACTTAGTTCATTTGCTCGGTACATTAAGAGAACAACAGTTCTACATGAACCGCACTTTTAAACCATGGGAAAATCGGGCAGAGACATGAATGGTGGACCCCgctcttttctctctctttctttctttctttatttaaCAACTTCGTTTCCGTCGTCTcgagtttatgaaaataaggcTAAAGTGAAGAGTAAGAAGGAGGAGATCGAAGCAATGTCGGGACTTCCAGAGGAGATATATCTTGAAATCCTGTTAAGGGTAGCAGCCAGATCCACATATGACTGTAAGTGTGGATGCAAGACTTGGCTTCGTCTCATTTCTAATCTTAGTTTTATCAAAAGGCATCTTAATTATACTCTTCTGAAAAACAAACCTAATCTTATGCTTAGAAGGCAAGAAGGTAGTGTTAATTTTATATACACCATTAGCAAGAATAGTGAATTGTTTGATGAAACTGATGCTATTGAATCAAAATACCCTTTTCAATTTGAATCTAATTATCATGTTGTTGAATTATTGGGTTCGTGTAATGGATTAGTTCCCCTAAGGAATGAGGATGATTATTGCGATGAGGATGATTATTGCGTCAAGGAAATCCTTCGTATTTGGAACCCAATAACAAGAGAATCAAGAAATTACCTAAGTCACCAAATGCTATTTTGCAAGAAGAAATTGGCATTTTGTATTTGGTTATGATTATAAAATTGATGACTATAAGTTGGCAAAAGTCGTa
Coding sequences within:
- the LOC113271963 gene encoding probable F-box protein At5g47300; the protein is MGKSGRDMNGGPRSFLSLSFFLYLTTSFPSSRVYENKAKVKSKKEEIEAMSGLPEEIYLEILLRVAARSTYDCKCGCKTWLRLISNLSFIKRHLNYTLLKNKPNLMLRRQEGSVNFIYTISKNSELFDETDAIESKYPFQFESNYHVVELLGSCNGLVPLRNEDDYCDEDDYCVKEILRIWNPITRESRNYLSHQMLFCKKKLAFCIWL